Genomic DNA from Mytilus trossulus isolate FHL-02 unplaced genomic scaffold, PNRI_Mtr1.1.1.hap1 h1tg000050l__unscaffolded, whole genome shotgun sequence:
CCTTTCCTTTTGATGAtgattaacaaaataacatcTACATTCTGATTCGCCATTATTTTTCACGTATTGATTAATATTTATAGAAAGACCAAAGAATTACATAGCTGATTTTGTATACTTGTTTATTATTAAGCAAGATGGAAAAACGCATCAAACTGCTAGTTGTCTGTTTTTGTGTGATAATTGCTGTCTTTGAAGCAAAAGGAAAAGGtgagtttttaattttaagatatCTTGTATTAACATATATTCATCTTGTGACCTCAAAAGTGATAGGCATTCGTATTTCTCCAACACAATTTTTCTTATCAATGTGAACTGAACGAATTGTTTTCTTCGTATATTTCTTAATACAGCAGCATCGACAAATTAACacttcgcgcccaattttatcACACGAACGGCGACATTTATTGCCCATCCctttaacataattttatcgAGATTCGTTAGTAAACTTTCCGTCATGTATTGTGATACAACTGTAGATTCTACTAACGATAAAATGTAAAACTAGGCCATTGAAAGctgaattataaataattcaGTCTAGGTGGTCGAGCGGTCTAGTGCGATGGACACAGCGAAGGCGGTGTTGTCCCGATATCCAAATatcatgagttcgaatcccgacgAGAGatgaacaaaacaatttacaccCGAACATTTGCAATATTAACATTGCTGTGCTGATACTTTTCATTTCTTTCTTTGTCtgaatttcttaatttataaactCATAAcctgttctcggcaaatgatgAGCCGAAAGATTATGAtgtctaaatgttttgtttctaatctaagaaaagcaaataaaattttgctCGATCACATAGatctttttcaaattgaaaacttatCTTAGATGTGGTCAACACACCGTACTTTTGATGGATATCAATTCTCAATTGCGTGGTTTATAGCCAATACAGAAACTATCTGATTATTAATACTTGGCAATCAGTATTTCGATTAGTTTTAGTTGATGTGTACGGTATAACTTTTATAGTCTTTGTTAACTTAGGACATCAGTAGAGAGACATGTAGTTATGGTAGATCAGGTGTTTAGATAAAATCGATTAATGATGTGTGTGAGGGGGTAGGGATCCTAAAATATGTCataagactcaacagtgacgctcagatcaaaaacgttataaagtcaaacaagtataaaattgaggagcattgagcacccaaaattccaaaaaaatgtgccaacaggatatttttttattatctaaaagttgtaatatatcatgtatatcaattACTCgattcatgatattttttttcaggtgtAGCACCAGCAGTAAAGGATGAGGTACTGCTAATTTCAAATagatttcatgttatttctaatagacaaaaaaaatcgtaaaaataaaCGATCGACAAAAAAGAGGCGGAAGATACCATTGGGACACTAGGACATTCAAACTCctcaatcgaaaataaactgacaacgtcatggctaaaaacgatacaacaaacagacaaacgacAGTTCACaaacacagcatagaaaactcaGAGGAGCAATACGAATCCCCCAAAAACTAAGGATTGATCATATGAGTTCTAAAAAGAGCACTTATGGTCTGAAACATTAATTGCCCTCGGAACATATAAACAACGGTTAAATGGCACTCACAAAAAGGGCCTttgaattgtatatatttagtGAAGATTTACGTTTGTTTCGTGATCCAATGATTATCACATGATATCAATAAAACCACAAACAGAATtgctatttatagaaaaagaCGAATCGATTAGTTAAATAGACATTTACAGTAAAAGCAATTGTAAAGAAAAgcacaatattgaaaaaaaatcaaaaatcgaACAAACTCGTGACCGACAAACATCGATACTTTACTCGTACGTATATACGGAAGTGTAATAATTAGTTGTTTTGTTGCTCGTTTTATATGACTTCATAGAGTTTTTAGATTACTGTACATTAAATTTTCAGCTTCAACAATGTAATAGTTCAAGGGAATGTGGCTATAACCAATGTTGTGTCGTCGAAAATCTTAGAGGACGGAAAAAAAGATCTATTAGTTTTGCCGGAGTTTGTAGACCATATGGGCAAATTGGTTCAGGTAAAGAAGTTCTTGCGTTTACacttattgtaaaatattgattcTGACTATTTATCGAATTTATAAAGTCCGTGATGCTTTTAATGCAATGGCTGCTTATATCAGTCCATGTTTAAAAACCgataaaaaaattgaagcataaaaataatatcattttatttatattttccaaaTCGATAAAACTTCAGGGAAAAAACACATCAATTCGTTGTATTTCgaatcaataaatatttgataaaactgtacattgattaaaacaaaacattgaaattaatCCTTCTCTTAGAATCTAAAAAACACACTGGTAACGATACTAACAAGATGTTTGGACAGCCACGTTTAACAATTAACTCGAAATTACAGAAAAACTAGTATTGTAAAAATCTTCTTAAATGAATAACAACGTAAATGTGTACACCAATTTACAATGATAATTTCCTATAAGTGCACCAAATGGTACCAGTTTTGATACATCTTAACATCGTAACTGCTCTTGAAGCCCACGATGCaagcattgttttttttaaatcatgtacAATGCAacctttcaaatattttgaaaatattttttaacatcaCATAGTCTAAAAATGAAAGGTCAAAGCCATCTAGTGAGAAGGCTGCCGGTATACAAAacataatctataaatatttaaccatttattgctgaaaaaataattgaaacttAAATACTTAATTGCGTTTGTCAGGTATCGTTCCATGATTGGCAAATATGGTACAGAGTCAACAAATTATCTTGGTAATAATATATTGCAGTAATGTTCACATGAAGATATCAAACTACTGCAAAAATAAGaggttttacaaattttagataaaatttcaaagggggaaaaacatttgtattttaccTTTTCTTTTTCTCAAATTCCTAATTTTTCGCTCTTGTTTCACCTGTTATTCCGTAATAATCTTCCAATTTTTCATCGTCGGTTGTATCTTTATGTTCAACACATATGTTAATTGcaagtaaaagaaaaaatcttttagaatattcaaaattaaaatagatcTCCTTTTttacaagatatttttttaattgaacacATGCGATATAAGCCTCCgtaatttgtttcatattttagtCTGTGTAGTGGAAAATCAATATGCTAATGCTAATGTGTTTCGAGGTTGGTGTCCATGTAAAAATCCATTCAATTGTAATGGATCAGGAATTACTGAAGTTCCTTATGGTGAAAAAGGTTAGAAATGTAAATGTAGTTGAGATATTAGATCGTAATTAGAAGCTTTCTTCATATTCATcctgaaaaaaagagaaattgtCACCTATGTTCCTAATATAATGGCTGTCATAACATAAGACGGTTTATTACACACTTATAAAGTTACGGAAATTTATCGAACTAGACATAACGGATACAACAGATATAGTTAAATCT
This window encodes:
- the LOC134699282 gene encoding uncharacterized protein LOC134699282, which produces MEKRIKLLVVCFCVIIAVFEAKGKGVAPAVKDELQQCNSSRECGYNQCCVVENLRGRKKRSISFAGVCRPYGQIGSVCVVENQYANANVFRGWCPCKNPFNCNGSGITEVPYGEKGTCG